One Brachyspira suanatina DNA segment encodes these proteins:
- a CDS encoding STAS domain-containing protein, with product MSLNIEDKGKVKVVSLVGKLDVNLSVSIEAELEQLVESGSINLILELSGIEYLSSSGIRVFISIMRKIKDKNGRLVLACVPDIIKKILKTVELEDLFEVYESVDDAVASF from the coding sequence ATGAGTTTAAATATAGAAGATAAAGGAAAAGTTAAAGTTGTAAGTTTAGTTGGTAAATTAGATGTTAATTTATCAGTATCTATTGAAGCTGAATTAGAGCAATTAGTAGAATCAGGTTCTATTAATTTAATATTAGAATTATCAGGTATTGAATATTTAAGTTCAAGCGGTATAAGAGTATTCATTTCTATAATGAGAAAAATTAAAGATAAAAATGGAAGATTAGTATTAGCTTGTGTTCCTGATATAATTAAAAAGATATTAAAAACAGTAGAATTAGAAGATTTATTTGAAGTATATGAAAGCGTAGATGATGCCGTAGCTTCATTTTAA